The Campylobacter sp. RM10537 genome has a segment encoding these proteins:
- the pglK gene encoding BC-type lipopolysaccharide transporter PglK — protein sequence MLKRLFFILSKEDKKFLFSLLFFSVLISFIESFAISLVMPFITLASDFSYFDRNHYLIEIKNYLALPTFKIIVYFGFILIVFYVLRAFLNSYYFHLLAKFSKGRYHNIAYKVFAKFLNINYENFTQKNQSEILKSITGEVYNLSTMISSFLLMMSEIFVVILLYILMLLINYKITLFLSIFMIFNALILIKILSPIIKKAGLKREEAMKNFFEILNTNLNNFKLIKLKTKEDGILNLFKAQSEAFAKANITNESMSAIPRIYLEGVGFCILVFIVIFLVLKNESDISGILATISIFVLALYRLMPSANRIITSYHDLIYYRSSLDIIYQIFKQEEENLGDEEISFKKELRLENLSFGYKGKKNLFNGLNLEIKKGEKIAFIGESGCGKSTLVDIILGLLSPKEGKVLVDEVELNSKNAKKYRQKIGYIPQNIYLFNDSIAKNISFADELDEDKLFRVIKQANLEHFIKHLPEGIWTKVGDGGSNLSGGQKQRIAIARALYLEPEILVLDEATSALDSKSEAKIMDEIYKISKDKTMIVIAHRLSTITNCDSIYRLEHGELIKEN from the coding sequence GTGCTAAAAAGGCTATTTTTTATTTTAAGTAAAGAGGATAAAAAATTTTTATTTTCTTTGCTTTTTTTTTCAGTTTTAATTTCTTTTATAGAAAGTTTTGCAATCTCTTTGGTAATGCCTTTTATCACTTTAGCAAGTGATTTTTCATATTTTGATCGCAATCATTATTTGATAGAAATTAAAAATTATCTAGCTTTGCCAACATTTAAAATCATTGTTTATTTTGGTTTTATATTGATTGTTTTTTATGTTTTAAGAGCTTTTTTAAATAGCTATTATTTTCATTTATTGGCCAAATTTTCTAAAGGAAGATATCATAATATAGCCTATAAAGTTTTTGCAAAATTTTTAAATATTAATTATGAAAATTTTACTCAAAAAAATCAATCTGAAATTTTAAAATCTATTACAGGAGAAGTTTATAATTTAAGCACAATGATTTCTTCGTTTTTATTAATGATGAGTGAAATTTTTGTTGTAATACTACTTTATATTTTAATGCTTTTGATTAATTATAAAATTACCTTATTTCTAAGTATTTTTATGATTTTTAATGCACTTATTTTAATTAAAATTCTAAGTCCTATTATTAAAAAAGCAGGACTTAAACGCGAAGAAGCGATGAAAAATTTTTTTGAAATTTTAAATACTAATTTAAATAATTTTAAACTCATTAAACTTAAAACCAAGGAGGATGGAATTTTAAATCTTTTTAAAGCTCAAAGCGAAGCTTTTGCTAAGGCAAATATTACCAATGAAAGCATGAGCGCTATTCCTAGAATTTATTTAGAGGGTGTGGGTTTTTGTATCCTTGTTTTTATAGTTATTTTTTTGGTTTTAAAAAATGAAAGCGATATTTCTGGTATTTTAGCTACAATTTCTATTTTTGTTTTAGCACTTTATCGTTTAATGCCGAGTGCAAATCGTATTATTACGAGTTATCATGATTTGATTTATTATCGCTCTTCCTTGGATATTATTTATCAAATCTTTAAGCAAGAGGAAGAAAATTTAGGCGATGAGGAAATTTCTTTTAAAAAAGAACTTAGACTTGAAAATTTAAGTTTTGGCTATAAGGGTAAAAAAAATCTTTTTAACGGTTTAAATTTAGAAATAAAAAAAGGTGAAAAAATCGCTTTCATTGGAGAGAGTGGTTGTGGCAAAAGTACTTTGGTGGATATTATTTTAGGACTTTTAAGTCCAAAAGAGGGAAAAGTTTTAGTTGATGAGGTAGAATTAAATTCTAAAAATGCAAAAAAATATCGACAAAAAATAGGCTATATACCTCAAAATATTTATCTTTTTAATGATAGCATTGCTAAAAATATTAGTTTTGCAGATGAGCTTGATGAAGATAAGCTTTTTAGAGTGATTAAGCAAGCAAATTTAGAGCATTTTATTAAACACCTTCCTGAAGGAATTTGGACAAAAGTTGGAGATGGTGGAAGCAATTTAAGTGGAGGGCAAAAGCAACGTATAGCTATCGCTAGAGCTTTGTACTTAGAACCTGAAATTTTAGTTCTTGATGAAGCAACATCGGCACTTGATAGTAAAAGCGAAGCTAAGATTATGGATGAAATTTATAAAATTTCAAAAGATAAAACGATGATTGTCATCGCGCATCGTCTTTCCACTATAACAAATTGTGATAGTATTTATCGTTTAGAACATGGTGAGTTGATTAAGGAAAATTAA
- a CDS encoding 3'-5' exonuclease, which translates to MIKNEGYICIFDCESIPDVDLIRKTLAFKGSDLEVSLKALEWQKEQSGNEFLPLPYHKIVSICAVIADNFGKFIKVNKIDGDNEKEMIDNFFSFIEKHEPKLVSYNGKNFDMPLLVLRALKYNIKAANYLDTQSDKWNNYKTRFSELKHCDLFESFGGFRGMKLDVLCAMADLPGKYDVHGNEVMSLYYEDKLEKIHEYCESDVLNTYMLFLKYELIKANINDEDYVCFLDNMSEFLKTKKTDRSYVEVFCKACENEISKIQF; encoded by the coding sequence ATGATTAAAAATGAAGGCTATATTTGTATTTTTGATTGCGAGAGTATCCCTGATGTTGATTTAATCCGTAAAACTTTAGCTTTTAAAGGGAGTGATTTAGAGGTAAGTTTAAAAGCTTTAGAATGGCAAAAAGAACAAAGTGGGAATGAATTTTTACCCTTGCCTTATCATAAAATTGTAAGTATTTGTGCGGTAATTGCTGATAATTTTGGTAAATTTATTAAAGTCAATAAAATAGATGGCGACAATGAAAAAGAAATGATTGATAATTTTTTTTCTTTTATTGAAAAGCATGAACCAAAATTAGTCAGTTATAATGGAAAAAATTTTGATATGCCTTTATTGGTTTTAAGGGCTTTAAAATATAATATTAAAGCAGCAAATTATCTTGATACCCAAAGCGATAAATGGAATAATTATAAAACGCGTTTTTCAGAACTTAAACATTGTGATTTATTTGAAAGTTTTGGAGGATTTAGAGGGATGAAGCTTGATGTGCTTTGTGCTATGGCTGATTTGCCAGGAAAATATGATGTGCATGGTAATGAGGTGATGAGTTTATATTATGAAGATAAACTCGAAAAAATTCATGAGTATTGTGAAAGCGATGTTTTAAACACTTATATGCTTTTTTTAAAATATGAATTGATTAAAGCAAATATCAATGATGAAGATTATGTTTGCTTTTTAGATAATATGAGTGAATTTTTAAAAACAAAAAAAACTGATCGCTCTTATGTTGAAGTCTTTTGTAAAGCGTGCGAAAATGAAATTTCTAAGATACAATTTTAA
- the galE gene encoding UDP-glucose 4-epimerase GalE, whose product MKILISGGAGYIGSHTLRQFLKTEHELCVLDNLSKGSKIAINDLQNIRDFKFFELDLSDFKEVKSLFEKEKFDAIVHFAASIEVFESTQNPLKYYMNNTINTTNLIKTCIETGVNKFIFSSTAATYGEPQTPVVSENSPLAPINPYGRSKLMSEEVLRDANKAHPEFKYCILRYFNVAGACMDFNIGQRYPKATLLIKVAAECAAKKREKMFIFGDDYDTKDGTCIRDYIHVDDISSAHLAALEYLQNNESNIFNVGYGHGFSVKEVIESMKRVTGVDFKVELAPRREGDPSVLISDAQKIRTLTSWQPKFDDLDLICKSAYDWEKQC is encoded by the coding sequence ATGAAAATTCTTATCAGTGGTGGTGCAGGATATATTGGCTCTCACACTTTAAGACAGTTTTTAAAAACAGAACATGAACTTTGTGTTTTAGATAATCTTTCTAAGGGATCAAAAATTGCAATTAATGATTTACAAAATATAAGAGATTTTAAATTTTTTGAATTGGATTTGAGTGATTTTAAAGAAGTAAAATCTTTATTTGAAAAGGAAAAATTTGATGCAATTGTTCATTTTGCAGCAAGTATAGAAGTTTTTGAAAGCACTCAAAACCCTTTAAAATATTATATGAATAATACAATAAATACAACCAATTTAATTAAAACTTGCATAGAAACAGGTGTGAATAAATTTATCTTTTCTTCTACGGCTGCAACTTATGGCGAACCTCAAACTCCTGTTGTAAGTGAAAATAGTCCTTTAGCGCCTATTAATCCTTATGGTAGAAGCAAATTAATGAGTGAAGAGGTTTTAAGGGATGCTAATAAAGCTCATCCTGAATTTAAGTACTGTATTTTAAGATATTTTAATGTTGCGGGTGCTTGCATGGATTTTAACATAGGACAACGCTATCCAAAAGCAACTTTACTTATAAAAGTAGCAGCAGAATGTGCAGCAAAGAAACGCGAAAAAATGTTTATTTTTGGCGATGATTATGATACAAAAGATGGAACTTGTATAAGAGATTATATCCATGTTGATGATATTTCAAGTGCGCATTTAGCTGCTTTAGAATATTTACAAAATAACGAAAGCAATATTTTTAATGTGGGTTATGGCCATGGTTTTAGTGTAAAAGAAGTAATTGAGTCTATGAAAAGGGTGACTGGAGTAGATTTTAAAGTAGAGCTTGCTCCACGTAGAGAAGGGGATCCAAGTGTTTTAATTTCTGATGCACAAAAAATCAGAACTTTAACTTCTTGGCAGCCAAAATTTGATGATTTAGATTTAATCTGTAAATCAGCTTACGATTGGGAAAAACAGTGCTAA
- a CDS encoding STT3 domain-containing protein, protein MFKKEYFKNPNTILFLMILGAYLFSIACRFFWVIWASQFNEYFFNHQLMITSNDGYAFAEGARDMIAGFHQPNDLSYYDASLSALTYWIYKITPFSLETIILYLSVFLSSLVVIPIILIANEYKCSFAGFIAALLASIANSYYNRTMAGYYDTDMLVVVLPLFVLFFMIRLVLRRDLFSLIYLPFFIRIYLWWYPSSYTLNVSLIGFFLFYSLIFHKKETIFYISIILMLITLSNIAWYYQSSIIVLLFYFYAFKREYFKIKFLIVLGILTFIFLIISGGIDPILYQLKFYIFRSDESVNLTHGFVYFNVNQTIQEVESIDFSVFMQRISGSEFVFVFSVIGFIIFIFAHRSMILSLPILFLGFLALKSGLRFTIYAVPILAFGFGYLIYYFKEYNFKKKKNLINILLALFVFLCLSPIFIHINFYRAPTVFSKNEATQLDQLKKIANREDYVVAWWDYGYPIRYYSDVKTLVDGGKHLGKDNFFPSFILTKDQRSAANMARLSVEYTEKSFYAPSDSLLRKDILQAMMKDYNNSNVDLFLYSLSKPDFKIDTPKTRDVYIYMPFRMASIFQTVSSFSLINLDNGKFNQPFIFSTAYPLSKNDGEIILSNGVSLSDDFRSLKFNNSDSVEIHSFIEINSLQQNNYKEIPINENGQYYLFYIKNSSIPYIQFILMDKIMFDSAFVQMFFLGNYDKNLFDLVINTQDVKIFKLKI, encoded by the coding sequence ATGTTTAAAAAAGAATATTTCAAAAATCCTAACACGATTTTATTTTTAATGATTTTGGGTGCTTATCTTTTCAGTATAGCTTGTAGATTTTTTTGGGTGATCTGGGCGAGTCAATTTAATGAGTATTTTTTTAATCATCAATTAATGATAACTTCAAATGATGGCTATGCCTTTGCAGAGGGAGCAAGGGATATGATAGCAGGATTTCATCAGCCTAATGATTTATCTTATTATGACGCTTCTTTATCGGCGCTTACTTATTGGATTTATAAAATTACTCCTTTTAGTCTTGAAACAATTATTTTATATTTGAGTGTTTTTTTATCTTCATTGGTTGTTATACCTATTATTTTAATTGCAAATGAGTATAAATGTTCTTTTGCGGGTTTTATAGCCGCATTATTAGCAAGTATAGCTAATAGTTATTACAACAGAACAATGGCTGGATATTATGATACAGATATGCTTGTTGTTGTTTTACCTCTTTTTGTTTTATTTTTTATGATAAGGTTGGTTTTAAGAAGAGATTTATTTTCTTTGATATACCTTCCTTTTTTTATTAGAATTTATCTTTGGTGGTATCCTTCAAGCTATACTTTAAACGTTAGTTTGATAGGATTTTTCTTATTTTATTCTTTAATTTTCCATAAAAAAGAAACTATTTTTTATATAAGTATTATTTTGATGTTAATTACTTTGTCTAATATTGCTTGGTATTATCAAAGTTCTATTATTGTTTTGTTATTTTATTTTTATGCATTTAAAAGAGAATATTTTAAAATAAAATTTTTAATTGTATTAGGAATTCTCACTTTTATTTTTCTAATTATTAGCGGTGGAATAGATCCTATACTTTATCAGCTTAAATTTTATATTTTTAGATCAGATGAAAGTGTTAATTTAACACATGGTTTTGTATATTTTAATGTTAATCAAACCATACAAGAGGTTGAAAGCATTGATTTTAGCGTTTTTATGCAAAGAATTAGTGGTAGTGAATTTGTATTTGTATTTTCTGTAATCGGTTTTATTATATTTATTTTTGCGCATAGAAGTATGATTTTAAGTTTGCCTATACTTTTTTTAGGTTTCTTAGCTTTAAAAAGTGGACTTCGTTTTACAATTTATGCCGTTCCTATTTTAGCTTTTGGTTTTGGTTATTTGATTTATTATTTTAAAGAATATAATTTTAAGAAAAAAAAGAATTTAATAAATATCTTACTTGCTCTTTTTGTTTTTTTATGTTTAAGTCCAATATTTATTCATATCAATTTTTATAGGGCTCCAACAGTTTTTTCTAAAAATGAAGCAACTCAATTAGATCAATTGAAAAAAATTGCAAACAGGGAGGATTATGTCGTTGCTTGGTGGGATTATGGTTATCCTATCCGTTATTATAGTGATGTCAAAACCTTAGTAGATGGTGGAAAGCATTTAGGAAAAGATAACTTTTTTCCTTCATTTATTTTAACTAAAGACCAGAGATCTGCAGCTAATATGGCAAGATTAAGTGTTGAATATACAGAAAAAAGTTTTTATGCTCCTAGCGATAGTCTTTTAAGAAAAGATATTTTACAAGCGATGATGAAAGATTACAACAACAGCAATGTTGATTTATTTTTGTATTCTTTATCTAAGCCAGATTTTAAAATCGATACTCCAAAAACAAGGGATGTTTATATATATATGCCTTTTAGAATGGCATCTATTTTTCAAACTGTTTCTAGTTTTTCTTTGATTAATCTTGATAATGGAAAATTTAATCAACCATTTATTTTTAGTACAGCTTATCCTTTAAGCAAGAATGATGGAGAAATTATTTTAAGCAATGGGGTTTCTTTAAGCGACGATTTTAGGAGTTTAAAATTTAATAATAGTGATTCAGTGGAGATTCATAGTTTTATAGAAATAAATTCGCTGCAGCAAAATAATTATAAGGAAATTCCGATCAATGAAAATGGGCAATATTATCTTTTTTATATAAAAAATAGTTCTATTCCATATATACAATTTATATTAATGGATAAGATTATGTTTGATAGTGCTTTTGTACAAATGTTTTTTTTGGGAAATTATGATAAAAACTTGTTTGATTTAGTGATTAATACCCAAGATGTTAAAATTTTTAAATTAAAAATTTAG
- a CDS encoding lipid A biosynthesis lauroyl acyltransferase, with translation MKNKDWLYLFAYYILKFLVIIMPNFILNFLAFIVAKIVFKFNHKHRKIIDINLQICFPEKNQLQRDQLSFQIYRNFANFGLDCIKNQNTSKEKILNKIVIDNEKILNEALKSQRGIIFTTAHYGNWELLSLAYAAKFGAISIVGRKLESQKMDSILAKNRTQFDIELIEKQGGLRKMLNAIKNNRALGILTDQDCTDNESIKLDFFGKKVNYQMGASVLAQRTKALILPAFVYQGKDKKFHIRFFKTMDPLEKSIEELTLYQANCCEEMIKFKPDEYFFFHRRFSSYKEEIYL, from the coding sequence ATGAAAAATAAAGATTGGCTTTATCTTTTTGCTTATTATATACTTAAATTTTTAGTGATAATTATGCCCAATTTTATTCTCAATTTTTTAGCTTTTATCGTTGCAAAAATCGTTTTTAAGTTCAATCATAAACATAGAAAAATTATAGACATCAATCTTCAAATTTGCTTTCCTGAAAAAAATCAACTCCAAAGAGATCAACTCTCTTTTCAAATTTATCGCAATTTTGCTAATTTTGGATTAGATTGTATTAAAAATCAAAACACAAGCAAGGAAAAAATCTTAAATAAAATCGTTATTGATAATGAAAAAATATTAAATGAAGCTTTAAAAAGCCAAAGAGGTATTATATTTACAACTGCACATTATGGGAATTGGGAACTTCTAAGTCTTGCTTATGCTGCTAAATTTGGAGCAATTTCTATAGTTGGAAGAAAACTAGAAAGCCAAAAAATGGATTCTATTTTAGCTAAAAATCGTACCCAATTTGACATAGAACTTATCGAAAAACAAGGCGGTTTAAGAAAAATGCTAAATGCGATTAAAAATAATAGAGCATTGGGCATACTCACTGATCAAGATTGCACAGATAATGAAAGTATAAAACTTGATTTTTTTGGTAAAAAAGTTAATTACCAAATGGGCGCTAGTGTTTTAGCACAAAGAACAAAGGCTTTGATTTTACCTGCTTTTGTATATCAAGGTAAGGATAAAAAATTTCATATCCGATTTTTTAAAACTATGGATCCTTTAGAAAAAAGTATTGAAGAACTTACGCTTTATCAAGCAAATTGTTGCGAAGAAATGATTAAATTTAAACCTGATGAATATTTCTTCTTTCATCGTCGCTTTTCAAGCTATAAAGAGGAGATCTATTTATGA
- the pglI gene encoding GalNAc(5)-diNAcBac-PP-undecaprenol beta-1,3-glucosyltransferase: MPKISIIVPTFKRPKLLKKAIKSIQMQNYEDLEIIISDDHSGDETKDIVQEMQKQDKRIKYFLNDKYKAGPNGNKNNGLDHASGDFVSFLDDDDELLPNALEKLMQKIDKGYSHVIGNCFIEKEGKLTQEFSGRGLDKDQELCKKDFLMGKIHGEFFSIFKKSLLKNQRFNEEFYGNEATLWVHLYKEKTFYIHQAFRIYRLNRSDSVTLAASKNAIRVYLGYLELAKILENELEQTGDKDYKNICASYYKMAAYYAKLGGNFKELYRCLFKSLSIKINAPALILLILSIIPSSMIKKLSKIRTCLCKN; this comes from the coding sequence ATGCCTAAAATTTCGATTATAGTTCCTACTTTTAAACGTCCAAAATTGCTTAAAAAAGCTATCAAAAGCATTCAAATGCAAAACTACGAAGACTTAGAAATTATTATTAGTGATGATCATTCTGGCGATGAAACAAAAGATATAGTCCAAGAAATGCAAAAACAAGATAAACGTATAAAATATTTTTTAAATGATAAATACAAAGCTGGGCCAAATGGAAATAAAAACAATGGTTTAGATCATGCTAGTGGAGATTTTGTAAGTTTTTTAGATGATGATGATGAACTTTTACCTAACGCTTTGGAAAAATTAATGCAAAAAATTGACAAAGGGTATTCTCATGTTATTGGAAATTGTTTTATAGAAAAAGAAGGGAAATTAACTCAAGAATTTAGCGGAAGAGGTTTAGATAAAGATCAAGAACTTTGTAAAAAAGATTTTTTGATGGGAAAAATTCATGGAGAGTTTTTTTCTATTTTTAAAAAATCTTTGTTGAAAAATCAGCGTTTTAATGAGGAATTTTACGGGAATGAAGCGACACTTTGGGTGCATTTATACAAGGAAAAAACTTTTTATATTCATCAGGCTTTTCGAATTTATCGTTTAAACAGAAGTGATAGTGTAACTTTAGCTGCAAGTAAAAATGCTATTAGAGTTTATCTTGGTTATTTGGAACTTGCGAAAATTTTGGAAAATGAGTTAGAGCAAACAGGAGATAAAGATTACAAAAATATTTGTGCAAGTTATTATAAAATGGCGGCATACTATGCAAAACTTGGAGGAAATTTTAAAGAGCTTTATCGCTGTTTGTTTAAAAGTTTAAGTATTAAGATAAATGCACCCGCTTTAATATTACTGATTTTAAGTATAATTCCAAGTAGTATGATTAAAAAATTATCTAAAATACGGACATGTTTATGCAAAAATTAG
- the pglH gene encoding GalNAc-alpha-(1->4)-GalNAc-alpha-(1->3)-diNAcBac-PP-undecaprenol alpha-1,4-N-acetyl-D-galactosaminyltransferase gives MKITFIIATLNSGGAERVLVTLANAFCKEHEVSIIKFHQGDSFYPLENNINLKTLPDFRFDTIYHKIISRFKKIFTLRKFLKQTPSDVFISFLDTTNIACIIATIGLNTPLIISEHSNQAYLKSKIWRFLRRLTYPYCNALSVLGSSDKFYYQKFVKKVELLLNPCHFSAEISLQSSFEKENLILFVSRLDANKNPMMFLKAIDKIDQNTQKKYRFLIAGDGELRSILEKKAKKMHANIEFLGKVENIKELYKKAKILCLCSFVEGLPTVLIESLYFDVCRISTLYHDGSKDLIEDGKDGILVECDNEEMLAKKIELVLQNEDFRLNLVQNAKKRCINFDINEIKQQWLKLIKEVIYA, from the coding sequence GTGAAAATTACTTTTATTATAGCAACTTTAAATTCAGGTGGAGCGGAGCGTGTTTTAGTAACTTTAGCAAATGCCTTTTGCAAGGAACATGAGGTTAGTATCATAAAATTTCATCAAGGAGATTCTTTTTATCCATTGGAAAATAATATCAATCTTAAAACTTTACCTGATTTTAGATTTGATACAATTTATCATAAAATTATAAGTCGTTTTAAAAAAATTTTTACATTAAGAAAATTTTTAAAGCAAACTCCAAGCGATGTGTTTATTTCTTTTTTAGATACTACAAATATAGCTTGCATTATTGCCACAATTGGACTTAATACACCACTTATTATTAGCGAGCATAGTAACCAAGCTTATCTAAAATCTAAAATATGGAGATTTTTAAGGCGTTTAACTTACCCTTATTGCAATGCTTTGAGTGTTTTAGGAAGTAGTGACAAATTTTATTATCAAAAATTTGTCAAAAAAGTTGAGCTTTTATTAAATCCTTGCCATTTTAGTGCTGAAATTTCACTTCAATCTTCTTTTGAAAAAGAAAATTTGATCCTTTTTGTAAGTCGCTTAGATGCAAATAAAAATCCTATGATGTTTTTAAAAGCTATAGATAAAATAGATCAAAATACGCAAAAAAAATATCGTTTTTTGATAGCAGGTGATGGAGAATTAAGATCAATACTTGAAAAAAAAGCCAAAAAGATGCACGCAAATATAGAATTTTTAGGTAAAGTGGAAAATATTAAAGAACTTTATAAAAAAGCTAAAATACTTTGTCTTTGTTCCTTTGTTGAAGGATTGCCAACCGTACTTATAGAAAGTTTGTATTTTGATGTGTGTCGAATTTCAACTTTATATCATGATGGCTCTAAGGATTTGATTGAGGATGGTAAAGATGGTATTTTAGTAGAATGTGATAATGAAGAAATGTTGGCAAAAAAAATTGAATTAGTTTTGCAAAATGAAGATTTTAGATTAAATTTAGTGCAAAATGCTAAAAAAAGATGTATCAATTTTGATATTAACGAGATAAAACAACAATGGCTAAAATTGATTAAAGAGGTTATTTATGCCTAA
- the waaC gene encoding lipopolysaccharide heptosyltransferase I: MKIAIVRLSALGDIIQSAVVLQFIKNFKKDIEIHWFVDEKFKGILKNHPLIDKLYALPLKDKHFFKSLKILLKARKNNYTAVIDLQGLIKSAIVSRILSRNNFGFDQNSLKESFAHNFYNQKLNIDYNENVFVRYLNLASFTLNEDFNPKDLAFKKDVFYVDENLKQLLSKKLKIDQNKKNILIHVGSSVENKIYPKTKVTLLCKLIIQEFPEAKIFLSWGNVKEFEFAKDVINLSAIDEKNIELAPKFNLEELMAFTKTMDLIIGNDSGPTHLAFALNRPSITIFGATPSYRNAYKTSINKIIDAGKKITNSKHIDKSDFCIMRIEEEDILKLIKEIFDEK; the protein is encoded by the coding sequence ATGAAAATAGCAATCGTTCGTTTATCCGCTTTAGGCGATATTATACAAAGTGCTGTAGTACTTCAATTTATTAAAAATTTTAAAAAAGATATAGAAATTCATTGGTTTGTAGATGAAAAATTTAAAGGCATACTCAAAAACCATCCGCTAATTGATAAGCTTTATGCTTTACCCTTAAAAGATAAGCATTTTTTTAAAAGCTTAAAAATTTTACTTAAGGCTAGAAAAAATAATTATACCGCTGTTATTGATTTGCAAGGGCTTATAAAATCAGCTATAGTAAGTCGAATTTTAAGCCGCAATAATTTTGGCTTTGATCAAAATAGCCTAAAAGAAAGTTTTGCACATAATTTTTATAATCAAAAATTAAACATAGATTATAATGAAAATGTATTTGTAAGATATTTAAACCTTGCTTCTTTTACCCTTAATGAGGATTTTAATCCAAAAGATTTAGCTTTTAAAAAAGATGTTTTTTACGTGGATGAAAATTTAAAACAACTTTTATCTAAAAAATTAAAAATTGATCAAAATAAAAAAAATATACTCATACATGTTGGTTCAAGTGTAGAAAATAAAATTTACCCTAAAACAAAAGTTACCCTACTTTGCAAACTTATCATCCAAGAATTTCCTGAAGCTAAAATTTTCTTATCTTGGGGAAATGTTAAAGAATTTGAATTTGCTAAAGATGTTATCAATTTAAGTGCAATTGATGAAAAAAATATAGAACTTGCTCCAAAATTTAACCTAGAAGAACTTATGGCATTTACAAAAACAATGGATTTAATCATAGGTAATGATAGTGGTCCAACCCATCTTGCTTTTGCCTTAAATAGACCTTCTATCACGATATTTGGAGCGACTCCAAGCTATAGAAATGCTTATAAAACAAGTATTAATAAAATCATAGATGCAGGCAAAAAAATCACAAATTCTAAGCATATCGATAAAAGTGATTTTTGTATCATGCGTATAGAAGAAGAGGATATTTTAAAACTAATCAAGGAAATTTTTGATGAAAAATAA
- the pglJ gene encoding N-acetylgalactosamine-N,N'-diacetylbacillosaminyl-diphospho-undecaprenol 4-alpha-N-acetylgalactosaminyltransferase, which translates to MQKLAIFIYSLGSGGAERVVATLLPMLNLKFEVHLILMNEKISYEISKCNIHFLEHSKPNENAILKFIKLPFLALKYKKMCKKLNINTEFVFLNRPNYIALMARIFGNKTRLIINECTTPSVMYKKKNFNSWANKFLISCLYPKADLILPNSKGNLEDLIQNFNIRKDQCKILYNAIDLENIEKKSEEEITLKDKFILSVGRLDAGKNHALLIRAYARLKTDLKLVILGEGILKNELEKLIQELDLENKVLLLGFDNNPYKYMSKCEFFAFASIFEGFSNVLIESLACGCAVVCTDHKSGAKELFGNNKFGLLVEVNNENSMFEGLKTMLEDENLRRAYKNKAKNRALDFDKVKIARNALEYLIG; encoded by the coding sequence ATGCAAAAATTAGCAATTTTTATCTATTCTTTAGGAAGTGGCGGAGCTGAAAGGGTTGTGGCAACTTTACTTCCTATGTTAAATCTTAAATTTGAAGTACATTTGATTTTGATGAATGAAAAGATTTCTTATGAAATATCAAAATGCAATATACATTTTCTAGAGCATTCTAAGCCCAATGAAAATGCAATTTTAAAATTCATCAAACTTCCATTTTTAGCTTTAAAATATAAAAAAATGTGTAAAAAATTAAACATAAATACTGAATTTGTATTTTTAAATCGTCCAAATTATATAGCTTTAATGGCAAGAATTTTTGGAAACAAAACTCGCCTTATTATTAATGAATGCACTACTCCAAGCGTGATGTATAAAAAAAAGAATTTTAATTCTTGGGCTAATAAATTTTTGATTTCTTGTTTATATCCTAAGGCAGATTTAATTTTGCCAAATTCTAAAGGAAATTTAGAGGATTTGATCCAAAACTTTAATATCAGAAAAGATCAATGCAAAATTTTATATAACGCTATAGATTTAGAAAATATAGAAAAAAAATCTGAAGAAGAAATTACCTTAAAAGATAAATTTATTTTAAGTGTTGGAAGATTAGATGCTGGAAAAAATCATGCTTTGCTTATTCGTGCTTATGCAAGATTGAAAACAGATTTGAAACTTGTGATTTTAGGTGAAGGAATTTTAAAAAATGAATTAGAAAAACTGATACAAGAGCTTGATTTAGAAAATAAAGTTTTACTTTTAGGCTTTGATAATAATCCTTATAAATATATGAGCAAATGTGAGTTTTTTGCATTTGCTTCCATATTTGAAGGCTTTTCAAATGTTTTAATTGAAAGTTTAGCTTGTGGATGTGCTGTAGTGTGCACTGATCATAAAAGTGGAGCTAAAGAGCTTTTTGGAAATAATAAATTTGGATTGTTGGTAGAGGTAAATAATGAAAATTCTATGTTTGAAGGCTTAAAGACAATGTTAGAGGATGAAAATTTAAGACGAGCTTATAAAAATAAAGCTAAAAATAGAGCTCTTGATTTTGATAAAGTTAAAATTGCGCGAAATGCTCTAGAATATTTAATAGGATAA